ATTGACGACAAGCCTCCCCTCGAGTTTATCGTACAGGGCATGAAGGGCGCCAATGCCGGGTACGCGATTTTTCGCGTGGAAGGAACCAGGCTGGAAGACTTGTTTGGAGAGGGGATGAAAGACTGCTGTTAGGTTGTTAAACAATAATGCGGGGAGAAAGGGGATGGTTCCCTCCACGGGCTGCAAACCCGCTGGCCGGCCCGTCGTGCGGGCTGGAGTCCGGTTCGATTCCGACTTCTCCCCTCCAAGTTTTTAGGAAATTCAAGGCAATAATTGAAAGAAAAGGGGGAGAAATAACTCTTGAGGAGATATTTGAGGTTTGTACCGCTTTTTGCTCTGCTGGTTATTTTACTGGCAATGCTTGCCGGCTGCGGCGGGGGTACAAAACCGGCGGTCCAGAATAGGACCGCAGGGTCTGGAATTCCTGAAAAAGATAAGGACTATGTGGTTCAGCTGGGCTATTACGACTGCGACCACATGACCGGAGCCTGCATTGCCAAGGACGCGGGGATATTTGAAGAGCTTGGCCTGAAGGTTAACGTTACCGGCAACGGCAAGGTCCCGGAAGCCATGGCGGCAGGCCAGATGGATGCCGGGTATGTAGGAAATACCCGGATGATGCGGGCCTTTTTGCAAGGGTCTCCGATTATCGTGGGGGCCAATAACCATATCGGCGGCTCTCATTACCTTGTTGTGTCGAACAGTATCAAAACCCCTCAGGAATTGGTCGGAAAGAAGCTGTCCATAGGGACTGACCCGGAAAAAAATAACGCGAACTGGATAACTTGGGCCAACCAATTTGGGATTCCCGTTGAGGGGAAAAACTATGAGGTTTTTAATATGGCCGACAAAGACGAGTACTTCGCCATGTGCGCTGGTAAACTTGACGGATTTGCCGCTTGTGATCCCTGGGGTTCCATGGCTGAATATGAAAAAACGGGCCATGTCCTGGCTGCTTCCGGCAAACTTCCTAATGGAGAGTGGGGCGAGTGCTGTGTTTTTGCTTTAAATAAAAAATTTGCCAGTGAGCACCCTGAGCTAGCTAAGCTGATG
The window above is part of the Pelotomaculum thermopropionicum SI genome. Proteins encoded here:
- the TauA gene encoding ABC-type nitrate/sulfonate/bicarbonate transport system, periplasmic components, with protein sequence MRRYLRFVPLFALLVILLAMLAGCGGGTKPAVQNRTAGSGIPEKDKDYVVQLGYYDCDHMTGACIAKDAGIFEELGLKVNVTGNGKVPEAMAAGQMDAGYVGNTRMMRAFLQGSPIIVGANNHIGGSHYLVVSNSIKTPQELVGKKLSIGTDPEKNNANWITWANQFGIPVEGKNYEVFNMADKDEYFAMCAGKLDGFAACDPWGSMAEYEKTGHVLAASGKLPNGEWGECCVFALNKKFASEHPELAKLMILAHTRAIEHMYLKPVRSAEIFAQNYKVPMEVALMTIWKKTVAEGRTITWKMDRNYWKNQIDLELGYKTIDAAPNIDEFLQPQYLEECGADDFDIFIKEKVDPVFPVGMSYEEWKKKAYELEGKKA